GATTTGATTGCGGAGAGCGATAGCCCGCCGGTGGCCAGCCTGCGCCGCGCCGGCGCGATCTTCATCGGCCGCACCAACTCGCCCGCCTTCGCCATGCGCGCCTTCACCGATAACGCCCTGCACGGGCTGACGCTGAACCCGCACAACAAAGATTACACCTGCGGCGGGTCGAGCGGCGGCGCGGGCGCATCCATCGCGGTCGGCATCGGCGCGATCGGGCAGGGCAATGACATCGGCGGCTCGGTGCGCTGGCCCGCATACTGCAACGGTATCGTCGGCCTGCGCCCCACGCCGGGCCGCATTGCGGCAGGCAACATGAGCGCGACGTCCGACCGCCTGTTCGGCTCGCAGCTCATGTCGGTACAGGGGCCGCTGGCGCGCTCGGTGCGCGATGTGCGGCTGGCGCTCGGCGTGATGTCGGTCCGCGACGCGCGCGACCCGCTCTGGGTGCCTGCGCCGCTGGAAGGCGAGCCGCTGGCGCGCCCGATTCGCGTCGCGCTCGTCACGAACCCCGACGGCATCGCGCTGCAGCCGGCCGTGGTCGAGGCGGTGCGGCGGGCCGGTCGCTACCTGGCGGCGGCCGGCTATAGGGTCGAGGAGGTCAGCCCGCCGGAGTTGCTGCGCGTCTCCGAACTGTGGCACCCGCTCGGACTGCCCGGACTTAACCTGACGCTGCGCCCGGCGCTGAAACAGTTGGCGGATCCGGGACTGGAGACGTTCATCAACGCCTGGCTCGCAATGCGGCCTGCGTCAAACGAAGTGGCTTCCCTGCTCAACGCGATGGGCGAGCGCGACACGCTGATCCGCAAGTGGCAAATCTTCATGGAGACGTATGCGATCATCGTCATGCCCGCCTGTGGCGAGGTTGCGCTGCCGGTCGGGACCGACACGAACGGCATGGACGGCGCTCGGCGCACGCTCGAGGCGCTCCGCTTCCAGTTAATGCTGCCGGTGCTGGGACTGCCGGGGCTGGCGATGCCGACCGGCAGCCACGACGGCCTGCCGCTCGGCGTGCAGATCGTGACGCGCCGCTTCCGCGAGGACATCGCGCTCGCGGCGGGCGAGGTGATCGAGGCGCACGAGGGTGTGCGGCGGCCGATCGGCCCGAAATTCTAGAGTGAATACGCTATGAGTTGAGTCTTGGCCCCGCTGTACAACTATGCGCGGTGCTCAGCGAACCCACGAGCACAACAAAGGGTGGCGAACCGACAGTCTGTCGGTTCGCCACGCTGTTTTGTTGCAGCAGGCATGGGCCATCAATACAGGGCGCAGAAGTACGAGCCTCTCTGACGAGGCTGGCGAGCATCGCCCATCAAGGCGCACTCGCGAGCCACGGGCTGACATCCACACTGCCACTGACCGCGTTGCCGGTGCCATACGGCGCCGGGCCGGAGGCATCGCCCCACCAGTTATTCAGCGCATCAACCATGACCGCCCCGCTGTTTGCCACGCCGTAGCTGGTGTTGCTGTACAGGCTGCTGTAGTGGATCGTTGTCGCTGCCACGCCGGACACGAGGATGCCGGTATAGCCGTTATAGATTACTGTGGAACTGATGACGTCCAATGTCCCGTCAGTATTGACGATGCCGCCGCCAGTGCACCCATAGCAGTAGCCGCCGTAGCGCACGACGGCATGGTCGATCTCAGCCCAGCCGCCGCTACGGATCATGATGCTCTGCCAGTAGCCGGGCGTGGGCGAGGAAGCCGCGCCGTCGTTATTGGTGTCGCCGCCGGCGCCATCATCGGTCAGCGCGGTGAAGGTGACCGGTTGTCCAACCGTCCCAATGACCTGTAACAGGCCGTCTACCTGAAGCTGCGGGCTGGTATTCGAGAACTTGAAGACCACGTCGGGCAGGATGCTCAGCGTCTGACTGACCGGTACGTTCAGGAAGCTATTCACCACGTACGGGAAGCCGGCATTGGCGGTCAGCACGGTGGTGGCGGTGATGGTGCCATAGAGGCCGATGCCGTTAAGCCCGTTGTTTGAGCCGTTGTTGCCGGACATGCGCGCATCGCCGGTGAGATACTCGTTGGCGGCGGCGAAGCTCAGGTACGCGGCCCAGGTGGTGTTGCCGGTGAAGGTGTTGTTGCGGATGAGCGGGCTGATGGTCTGGCCGTTGCCATAGACGTACAGGCCGTACGCGGTGTTGGTGAGAAACTGGGTGGCGCTGACGGTGAGGCCGGCGCCGGTGGCGAGCAGGCCGCTGTTGACGTTGTAGGCGACAACGGAATTGGTCAAGCTGAGCGCCGCGCCACTGTACACGATGCCGCCGCCGGCACAGCCGTAGCAGTAGCCGCCGTAGCGGACGACGGCGTGGTCGAGGGAGGCGCTGCCGCCGCTGCGGACCATGATGCTCTGCCAGTAGCCAGGCGTGGGCGAAGTGGCCGCGCCGTCGTTGTTGGTATCGCCGCCAATGGCATCATCGGTCAGTGCGGTAAAGGTGACCGGTTGCGCGCTGCTGCCCGCGACGAGCAGTTGGCCGTCTACTTGAAGCTGCGGGCTGCTATTCGAGAACTTGAAGACCACGTCGGGCAGGATGCTCAGGGTCTGACTGACCGGCACGTTCAGGAAATTGGTGACGAGGTAGGGGAAGCCGGCATTGGCGGTCAG
This window of the Chloroflexota bacterium genome carries:
- a CDS encoding amidase family protein; translated protein: MSNELWQLDATDLAALIRAGHVSAVEAVESHLKRLDAVNPKLNAVVRVLADEARAEANRADARLRAGEPVGPLHGVPVTTKINVDQIGCPTDNGIVMFKDLIAESDSPPVASLRRAGAIFIGRTNSPAFAMRAFTDNALHGLTLNPHNKDYTCGGSSGGAGASIAVGIGAIGQGNDIGGSVRWPAYCNGIVGLRPTPGRIAAGNMSATSDRLFGSQLMSVQGPLARSVRDVRLALGVMSVRDARDPLWVPAPLEGEPLARPIRVALVTNPDGIALQPAVVEAVRRAGRYLAAAGYRVEEVSPPELLRVSELWHPLGLPGLNLTLRPALKQLADPGLETFINAWLAMRPASNEVASLLNAMGERDTLIRKWQIFMETYAIIVMPACGEVALPVGTDTNGMDGARRTLEALRFQLMLPVLGLPGLAMPTGSHDGLPLGVQIVTRRFREDIALAAGEVIEAHEGVRRPIGPKF